In Castanea sativa cultivar Marrone di Chiusa Pesio chromosome 6, ASM4071231v1, a single window of DNA contains:
- the LOC142638329 gene encoding agamous-like MADS-box protein MADS3 isoform X1, giving the protein MGRGRVELKRIENKINRQVTFSKRRNGLLKKAHELSVLCDAEVALIIFSSRGKLYDYGNVGITKTLERYQQSCFTPQDNNIERETQSFYQEYAKLKAKYDSLQITQRHLLGEDLGPLSVKELQSLEKQLEGALQLARQRKTQIMIEEMEELRKKERHLGDLNQQLKIKLQLNEEGHTLKAIQTIWGSTSAAGNSNFVFHPSPLNPMECQTEPVLQIGFTHYAQEGSSAPKSMSNEGNFIPGWGLSTPFKF; this is encoded by the exons ATGGGGAGGGGAAGAGTGGAACTGAAAAGAATAGAGAACAAGATCAACCGGCAAGTTACTTTCTCTAAGAGGAGGAATGGTTTGCTCAAGAAAGCTCATGAACTTTCTGTGCTTTGTGATGCTGAGGTTGCTCTCATCATTTTCTCTAGTCGTGGCAAGCTTTATGATTATGGAAACGTTGG TATAACCAAAACACTAGAGCGATACCAGCAATCTTGCTTCACTCCTCAAGATAACAATATTGAACGTGAAACACAG AGCTTTTACCAAGAGTATGCAAAGTTAAAGGCTAAATATGATTCTCTTCAGATCACTCAAAG GCATTTGCTTGGAGAAGATCTTGGACCATTGAGTGTCAAAGAGTTGCAAAGCCTTGAGAAGCAGCTTGAAGGAGCACTGCAACTAGCTAGGCAAAGGAAG ACGCAAATAATGATCGAGGAAATGGAAGAACTTCGCAAAAAG GAGCGCCACCTTGGAGACCTCAATCAGCAACTTAAGATTAAG TTACAGCTTAACGAGGAAGGACATACTCTTAAGGCTATTCAAACCATATGGGGCTCTACTTCAGCTGCTGGAAATAGCAACTTTGTTTTCCATCCTTCTCCACTCAACCCCATGGAGTGCCAAACTGAACCTGTCTTACAAATAGG GTTCACTCACTATGCTCAAGAAGGATCGTCTGCTCCAAAGAGCATGTCTAACGAGGGCAACTTCATTCCAGGATGGGGTCTTTCAACACCCTTCAAATTCTGA
- the LOC142638329 gene encoding agamous-like MADS-box protein MADS3 isoform X2: MGRGRVELKRIENKINRQVTFSKRRNGLLKKAHELSVLCDAEVALIIFSSRGKLYDYGNVGITKTLERYQQSCFTPQDNNIERETQSFYQEYAKLKAKYDSLQITQRHLLGEDLGPLSVKELQSLEKQLEGALQLARQRKTQIMIEEMEELRKKERHLGDLNQQLKIKLNEEGHTLKAIQTIWGSTSAAGNSNFVFHPSPLNPMECQTEPVLQIGFTHYAQEGSSAPKSMSNEGNFIPGWGLSTPFKF, translated from the exons ATGGGGAGGGGAAGAGTGGAACTGAAAAGAATAGAGAACAAGATCAACCGGCAAGTTACTTTCTCTAAGAGGAGGAATGGTTTGCTCAAGAAAGCTCATGAACTTTCTGTGCTTTGTGATGCTGAGGTTGCTCTCATCATTTTCTCTAGTCGTGGCAAGCTTTATGATTATGGAAACGTTGG TATAACCAAAACACTAGAGCGATACCAGCAATCTTGCTTCACTCCTCAAGATAACAATATTGAACGTGAAACACAG AGCTTTTACCAAGAGTATGCAAAGTTAAAGGCTAAATATGATTCTCTTCAGATCACTCAAAG GCATTTGCTTGGAGAAGATCTTGGACCATTGAGTGTCAAAGAGTTGCAAAGCCTTGAGAAGCAGCTTGAAGGAGCACTGCAACTAGCTAGGCAAAGGAAG ACGCAAATAATGATCGAGGAAATGGAAGAACTTCGCAAAAAG GAGCGCCACCTTGGAGACCTCAATCAGCAACTTAAGATTAAG CTTAACGAGGAAGGACATACTCTTAAGGCTATTCAAACCATATGGGGCTCTACTTCAGCTGCTGGAAATAGCAACTTTGTTTTCCATCCTTCTCCACTCAACCCCATGGAGTGCCAAACTGAACCTGTCTTACAAATAGG GTTCACTCACTATGCTCAAGAAGGATCGTCTGCTCCAAAGAGCATGTCTAACGAGGGCAACTTCATTCCAGGATGGGGTCTTTCAACACCCTTCAAATTCTGA
- the LOC142638329 gene encoding agamous-like MADS-box protein MADS3 isoform X3: MGRGRVELKRIENKINRQVTFSKRRNGLLKKAHELSVLCDAEVALIIFSSRGKLYDYGNVGITKTLERYQQSCFTPQDNNIERETQSFYQEYAKLKAKYDSLQITQRHLLGEDLGPLSVKELQSLEKQLEGALQLARQRKTQIMIEEMEELRKKLQLNEEGHTLKAIQTIWGSTSAAGNSNFVFHPSPLNPMECQTEPVLQIGFTHYAQEGSSAPKSMSNEGNFIPGWGLSTPFKF, from the exons ATGGGGAGGGGAAGAGTGGAACTGAAAAGAATAGAGAACAAGATCAACCGGCAAGTTACTTTCTCTAAGAGGAGGAATGGTTTGCTCAAGAAAGCTCATGAACTTTCTGTGCTTTGTGATGCTGAGGTTGCTCTCATCATTTTCTCTAGTCGTGGCAAGCTTTATGATTATGGAAACGTTGG TATAACCAAAACACTAGAGCGATACCAGCAATCTTGCTTCACTCCTCAAGATAACAATATTGAACGTGAAACACAG AGCTTTTACCAAGAGTATGCAAAGTTAAAGGCTAAATATGATTCTCTTCAGATCACTCAAAG GCATTTGCTTGGAGAAGATCTTGGACCATTGAGTGTCAAAGAGTTGCAAAGCCTTGAGAAGCAGCTTGAAGGAGCACTGCAACTAGCTAGGCAAAGGAAG ACGCAAATAATGATCGAGGAAATGGAAGAACTTCGCAAAAAG TTACAGCTTAACGAGGAAGGACATACTCTTAAGGCTATTCAAACCATATGGGGCTCTACTTCAGCTGCTGGAAATAGCAACTTTGTTTTCCATCCTTCTCCACTCAACCCCATGGAGTGCCAAACTGAACCTGTCTTACAAATAGG GTTCACTCACTATGCTCAAGAAGGATCGTCTGCTCCAAAGAGCATGTCTAACGAGGGCAACTTCATTCCAGGATGGGGTCTTTCAACACCCTTCAAATTCTGA